The genomic segment GAGGCGGGGGTGGAAGTAGGGATTGGGCTCGAGGCCAATCCAGCAGACGCCATCCGGCAAGTAGGCCAGGTTAACCCCCGTTCCCGGGCCGATCTCCAAAACCTTTCCCGCCAGGCTTCCCAGGAGCTTCTTCCGCCAGGGTTCGCTCAAGGCCACGTGCCCCCGGGAAAGGGCGGGAAGGAGGGCGGCGAAAAACCGAGCCCTTAAGCCCTTCCTCATCCCCTTACCTCCCATGCCAGAGGTTCCAGTAAAGAACCGTGTCCAAAATCCCCAAGGCCACGAAGACCCCACCTGCACCCCTTAGAAGACGGCTTCCCACACGGCGCATTCCCTTAAGGGCCTGGCCTCGGCCCATGCGGGCGAAAAGGAGGAGGAGGGAACCCAGGGGAAAGCCCGTCCCCAGGGCGAAGAGCAGGGGAAGGACAAACCCAAAGGGCGAGGCCAGGGCCAAGGGAAGTAGAAGCCCGAAGAAAAGCCAGAAGAGGGTGGGGCAGAAGGCCAAGCCGTAAACCCCACCCAGGGCTAGGGGCCCAAGAAGCCCACCCCACGCCCCCACCCGGACCACCCAGCCATCCGGCGCCGCCCAGGCCAGGGGCCAGCGCACCACCCCCAAGAGCCCCAAGCCCACCAGGACCATGAAGGGCCCAAGGGCCAGCCGCACCGGGCGGAAGATGGCCCCGGGGTTGTCCAAGGTTCCGGCCAAAAAGAAGTGAACCACCCCAGCGAGCACCAAGTAGGTGAAGGCCTTCCCAAGGAGAAAGGCCAGGAACCTGGGCCAGGCCCTTTCCTCGAGGGCGGAAGGAGCCAGATAGGCCAGGGCGGTGGCCCCGGTGGTGACCTGGCAGGGAGCAAAGGCCGCCAAGACCCCAAGAAGGAAAGCGGAAAGCCAAGGAACCCCCACTTCCCGCCTCAGCCCATCTACCCAGGGGGCCAGGAAAGCGTACAGGGTGTTGGCCGTCCGGTAAAGGCTTCGGGAAACCTCCTCCAGTAGTCCGCTTTCCAGGGCCAACCCCACCAGGCCCAGGGCAACAAGACCCAGCGCCAGGAGCCCTCTTCGCATGCCCTCAGCTTAAGGGCCAAACGTTAAGCAC from the Thermus neutrinimicus genome contains:
- a CDS encoding sulfite exporter TauE/SafE family protein, which encodes MRRGLLALGLVALGLVGLALESGLLEEVSRSLYRTANTLYAFLAPWVDGLRREVGVPWLSAFLLGVLAAFAPCQVTTGATALAYLAPSALEERAWPRFLAFLLGKAFTYLVLAGVVHFFLAGTLDNPGAIFRPVRLALGPFMVLVGLGLLGVVRWPLAWAAPDGWVVRVGAWGGLLGPLALGGVYGLAFCPTLFWLFFGLLLPLALASPFGFVLPLLFALGTGFPLGSLLLLFARMGRGQALKGMRRVGSRLLRGAGGVFVALGILDTVLYWNLWHGR